A window of Fodinibius salinus contains these coding sequences:
- a CDS encoding NADPH-dependent FMN reductase: MDYNIAVIYGSVRHHRKGMRAARFITEQCINRDHDATLVDPTDFDLPLLDKMYKEFEDGEAPDKLEQLAQIIRKADGYIIVSAEYNHSIPPALSNLLDHFLEEYFFKPSGIVCYSKGHFGGVRAAMQLRSMLAEMGMSSIPSILPIPKITEAFTKDGIPNDDAYYKRSAQFLDEFEWYLRALKKEREHDTPY, encoded by the coding sequence ATGGATTATAATATTGCAGTAATTTACGGATCAGTACGTCACCATAGAAAAGGTATGCGGGCAGCTCGGTTCATCACTGAACAATGTATCAATCGCGATCATGATGCTACGCTGGTGGATCCCACCGACTTTGATTTGCCATTATTGGATAAAATGTACAAAGAGTTTGAGGATGGAGAGGCTCCTGATAAGCTTGAGCAGCTAGCGCAAATTATCAGGAAGGCTGATGGTTACATTATCGTTTCTGCGGAATATAATCATAGCATCCCTCCCGCTCTTTCTAATTTGCTGGATCACTTTTTAGAAGAATATTTCTTTAAACCTTCGGGCATAGTTTGTTATTCAAAAGGACATTTCGGTGGCGTGCGGGCAGCTATGCAGCTACGAAGTATGCTCGCTGAGATGGGAATGAGTAGTATCCCATCTATACTCCCTATCCCCAAAATTACGGAAGCATTCACCAAAGATGGGATCCCCAACGATGACGCCTACTATAAACGATCTGCCCAATTTTTAGATGAGTTTGAATGGTATCTGCGAGCTTTAAAAAAGGAACGGGAGCATGATACCCCTTATTAG
- a CDS encoding nitrilase-related carbon-nitrogen hydrolase produces the protein MQIALIQQSCSTDKSQNIEKGLQNARQAAKSGADIICFSELAFEPFYPQFNNPENPISNAEPIPGSTTQAFSELAKEFGVVLILNLYEKAGDKAYDSSPVINTDGSILGTTRMVHITDYACFHEQQYYTPGDSGAPVYETPFGNIGVAICYDRHYPEYMRALALAGADIVFVPQAGAVGEWPEGLYQSELRTAAFQNGYFTALCNRVGNEPKLTFAGESFVCNPSGEVIAEAKGGTEEILYCSIDLDEVSQSHAKKLFLGDRRPELYGSWLNRK, from the coding sequence ATGCAAATTGCACTCATCCAGCAAAGTTGCTCAACAGATAAATCCCAAAATATAGAAAAGGGATTGCAAAATGCCCGGCAGGCAGCAAAATCCGGTGCTGATATTATTTGTTTCTCTGAACTTGCATTTGAACCCTTCTACCCACAGTTCAATAATCCTGAGAACCCCATCTCAAATGCCGAACCGATTCCGGGCTCTACCACACAGGCCTTTTCTGAATTGGCCAAAGAGTTTGGCGTGGTCCTCATATTAAATCTTTACGAAAAAGCCGGAGACAAGGCTTATGACAGTTCTCCGGTCATTAATACTGACGGATCTATACTGGGTACAACTCGCATGGTGCATATTACCGATTATGCCTGCTTCCACGAACAGCAGTATTATACCCCGGGGGATTCCGGAGCTCCGGTTTATGAAACTCCATTTGGCAATATCGGCGTAGCTATCTGTTATGATCGGCATTATCCCGAGTACATGCGTGCCCTGGCTTTGGCCGGTGCTGATATCGTGTTTGTGCCACAGGCCGGCGCTGTGGGTGAATGGCCGGAAGGACTCTACCAGTCGGAGTTACGCACAGCAGCTTTTCAAAACGGATATTTTACTGCACTCTGCAATCGTGTGGGGAACGAACCTAAACTTACTTTCGCGGGAGAATCCTTCGTTTGTAATCCATCGGGAGAAGTTATTGCTGAAGCTAAAGGAGGTACCGAAGAAATCCTTTACTGTTCAATAGACCTGGATGAGGTATCTCAGTCTCACGCCAAAAAACTGTTTTTAGGCGATAGGCGTCCCGAACTGTATGGAAGCTGGTTAAATAGGAAGTAA
- a CDS encoding class I SAM-dependent methyltransferase, translating to MASRFSKQADLYAKYRPDYPEDMYDIIFNHIASNKSAWDCATGSGQVAKYLSNHFDEVLATDISKEQLSHAPKKDNIQYQIARAEDSELAENKFDLITVAQAIHWFNVDQFYQEVRRVAKHDALLAVIGYGMVRVNAAANPIIDELYEEAFGTYYDKNRTYLDEEYKTIPFPFDEIATPHIINTYQWTLNQLEGYFNSWSAIQKIKTEQDYNPINKTIKKLEAKITNPQNFEVQFPIFLRLGQINE from the coding sequence ATGGCTTCTCGATTCTCAAAACAAGCCGACCTTTATGCCAAGTACCGTCCCGATTATCCCGAGGACATGTATGACATTATTTTTAATCATATTGCTTCAAATAAGTCCGCATGGGATTGTGCCACCGGTTCGGGGCAAGTAGCAAAATACCTTTCCAACCATTTTGATGAAGTCTTAGCTACCGATATTAGTAAAGAACAGCTGTCACATGCTCCCAAAAAGGATAACATTCAATACCAAATAGCCCGTGCCGAAGATTCAGAGTTAGCTGAAAATAAATTTGATTTAATAACAGTAGCACAGGCCATCCACTGGTTTAATGTTGATCAGTTTTATCAAGAGGTTCGACGCGTAGCCAAACACGATGCGCTGTTAGCAGTAATTGGTTACGGCATGGTACGGGTCAATGCGGCAGCTAACCCTATTATTGATGAGCTATATGAAGAAGCGTTTGGAACTTATTACGACAAAAACCGCACCTATCTCGATGAAGAATATAAAACTATTCCCTTTCCGTTTGATGAAATTGCCACACCGCACATCATAAATACGTACCAGTGGACACTCAATCAGCTGGAAGGGTATTTTAATTCTTGGTCAGCCATTCAAAAGATAAAAACCGAGCAGGATTATAATCCCATAAACAAAACCATTAAAAAGTTAGAAGCAAAAATTACCAATCCGCAGAATTTTGAAGTCCAATTCCCCATATTTCTTCGACTGGGACAGATTAATGAATAG
- a CDS encoding DUF1684 domain-containing protein: protein MNKIKFPSLLLISLPLLFVTTFCSNNPDQQTDQQYQQEIRKWHQQRASSLTEEDSWLTLAGLYTLPDGTHTFGADSSNDIIFPAKAAAQIGTITKKDSSFGVQIKQGITVMHDTSRISSMQLQTDLKDEPTTLRHNDLLWYIIERRGTYYLRLKDTDHPNLTSFSGIKHFPVTKRWRKKAQFIPFDKPKVISIPDVMGEVYQDSLYGMLEFNINGQDYSISPLGHPENDEEFFIIFGDQTNGESTYSGGRYMYVSTPDENNITHIDFNKAYNPPCVFTNFATCPLPPTQNRLDVKITAGEKMYNNK, encoded by the coding sequence ATGAATAAGATCAAATTTCCATCTTTGCTCCTTATTTCTCTGCCTCTCTTGTTTGTCACTACCTTTTGCAGTAACAACCCCGATCAACAAACCGACCAACAGTATCAACAAGAGATTCGAAAATGGCATCAGCAGCGTGCCAGCTCATTAACTGAAGAGGACAGCTGGCTTACACTTGCCGGTTTATATACTCTACCGGACGGAACTCATACCTTTGGAGCCGACTCATCCAATGATATCATATTTCCAGCCAAAGCTGCGGCACAAATAGGTACCATTACCAAAAAGGACAGCTCATTTGGTGTTCAGATCAAACAAGGTATCACCGTTATGCATGACACCAGCCGCATTTCATCCATGCAATTGCAAACCGACTTAAAGGATGAACCCACTACCCTTCGGCATAATGATCTGCTATGGTATATCATTGAGCGACGCGGCACCTATTATCTGCGACTTAAGGATACCGACCACCCAAACCTGACTTCGTTTAGCGGGATAAAGCATTTTCCCGTAACAAAGCGCTGGCGCAAAAAAGCACAGTTTATTCCCTTTGATAAGCCCAAAGTTATTTCTATCCCCGATGTAATGGGAGAAGTCTATCAGGATAGTTTATACGGTATGCTTGAGTTTAATATCAATGGACAAGACTATTCGATTTCCCCACTGGGACACCCGGAAAACGATGAGGAGTTTTTTATCATTTTCGGGGATCAAACCAACGGTGAAAGCACCTACAGCGGAGGACGATATATGTATGTTTCGACTCCAGACGAAAACAACATCACCCACATCGATTTTAATAAAGCCTACAATCCACCCTGCGTATTTACCAACTTTGCCACTTGTCCACTGCCGCCCACGCAAAACCGTCTGGATGTAAAAATTACCGCTGGCGAAAAAATGTATAACAACAAATAA